A region from the Tachyglossus aculeatus isolate mTacAcu1 chromosome X2, mTacAcu1.pri, whole genome shotgun sequence genome encodes:
- the NRSN1 gene encoding neurensin-1, whose amino-acid sequence MSSCANPCGPKPGPSGPEGSYPRYGVRSYLHQFYEDCTASIWEPEDDFQIQPSPNRWNSALWKVGLISGMVFMATGLTVLAVGFLVPAKIEAFGEADFVVVDPQAIQFNGALDACKLAGAILFCLGGSAMAAGLLTSAFAKNYSKEEKFLQQKFKERIADVKAHGQPATRAPGPGEAKIPVTLSKVQNVQPSSET is encoded by the exons ATGAGTTCGTGCGCCAACCCGTGCGGGCCCAAGCCCGGCCCGAGCGGGCCCGAGGGAAGCTACCCGCGCTACGGGGTCCGGTCCTACCTGCACCAGTTCTACGAGGACTGCACGGCGTCCATCTGGGAGCCCGAGGACGACTTCCAGATCCAGCCGTCGCCCAACCGGTGGAACTCCGCTCTGTGGAAG GTCGGACTCATCTCCGGGATGGTCTTCATGGCCACCGGTCTGACGGTCCTCGCCGTGGGCTTCCTCGTGCCCGCCAAGATCGAGGCCTTCGGCGAAGCGGACTTCGTGGTGGTGGACCCGCAGGCGATCCAGTTCAATGGGGCCCTGGACGCCTGCAAGCTGGCGGGAGCCATCCTGTTCTGCCTGGGCGGGTCGGCCATGGCCGCGGGCCTCCTCACGTCCGCCTTCGCCAAGAACTACTCCAAAGAAGAAAAGTTCCTTCAGCAGAAGTTCAAGGAGAGAATAGCAGACGTTAAAGCGCACGGCCAGCCCGCCACCAGggctccgggcccgggggaggccaAGATCCCTGTCACTTTGTCCAAAGTCCAAAACGTCCAGCCTTCCTCCGAGACCTga